From the genome of Lutzomyia longipalpis isolate SR_M1_2022 chromosome 2, ASM2433408v1, one region includes:
- the LOC129790146 gene encoding cAMP-specific 3',5'-cyclic phosphodiesterase isoform X3 yields the protein MIATFFVLFALVRALARLGVRREGRGGMLPPVNEPQSPTAALTVNCSSQNDTTSSSSSLSTAASGQTAARRQSSVTTVARTLRQQSNASDTQFSRSDSTVTTASGATLSFSRRGDSTASTVSTSGASEVLLPPDGRRSSEGARVVGNRRSSGRIRRYGPRTVAAPGGRRRTTGSFDVENGQGARSPLEGGSPSAGLVLQNLPQRRESFLYRSDSDFEMSPKSMSRNSSIASERFKETEPPVLMERAHGEDLIVTPFAQILASLRSVRINFLNLTNVNTSKSKRQTNAPLPKPLNPGDESYVRLAHDTMEELDWCLDQLETIQTHRSVSDMASLKFKRMLNKELSHFSESSRSGNQISEYICSTFLDKQQEFDLPSLRIDENEVANITSTSHPRSRSPRFGGPPMSQISGVRRPLSHTNSFTGERLPTFGVETPHETQLGTLLGDLDTWGIDIFRIGDLTCNRPLTCVAYSVFSSRDLLSVLMIPPKTFIAFMATLEDHYVKDNPFHNSLHAADVTQSTNVLLNTPALESVFTPLEVCGALFAACIHDVDHPGLTNQFLINSSSELAIMYNDESVLENHHLAVAFKLLQNQGCDIFCNIQKKQRQTLRKMVIDIVLSTDMSKHMSLLADLKTMTETKKVAGSGVLLLDNYTDRIQVLENLVHCADLSNPTKPLPLYKRWVGLLMEEFFLQGDKERANGMDISPMCDRHNATIEKSQVGFIDYIVHPLWETWGDLVHPDAQDILDTLEENRDYYQSMIPPSPPQSDDNDGDDKIRFQVTLEEGSDNEGGEDDEEDDSGGGGGGGSGVKPSTSQISPQHIGM from the exons ATGATTGCAACGTTCTTCGTGTTATTTGCTCTTGTGCGCGCATTGGCTCGATTAGGAGTGAGACGAGAGGGACGTGGGGGGATGCTGCCCCCTGTAAATGAACCCCAGTCGCCAACGGCGGCACTGACGGTCAATTGTAGTTCGCAGAATGACACGACGTCCTCCTCGTCGTCCCTGTCGACGGCTGCTAGTGGTCAAACGGCAGCACGGCGTCAGTCGTCTGTAACCACGGTAGCCCGGACGCTACGTCAGCAAAGCAATGCATCTGATACACAATTTTCGCGAAGTGATTCAACTGTGACCACAGCAAGTGGTGCAACGTTGTCCTTTTCGCGTCGCGGTGACTCAACGGCATCCACTGTTTCCACAAGTGGTGCTTCCGAGGTTCTCTTGCCACCTGATGGACGCCGTAGTTCTGAAGGTGCACGCGTTGTCGGTAATCGACGTTCAAGCGGTCGTATTCGTCGGTATGGACCACGCACCGTGGCGGCGCCCGGTGGGCGTCGTCGCACCACTGGAAG TTTCGATGTGGAGAATGGTCAAGGTGCGCGATCACCCCTGGAGGGTGGATCGCCAAGTGCAGGACTCGTCCTGCAGAACTTGCCACAGCGACGTGAATCCTTCCTGTATAGATCCGATTCGGACTTTGAGATGTCGCCGAAATCAATGTCGCGTAATTCCAGCATCGCGAGCGAGAG GTTCAAAGAAACAGAGCCGCCCGTTTTAATGGAAAGAGC TCATGGCGAAGATCTGATAGTGACACCATTCGCTCAGATCCTGGCGAGCCTTCGATCTGTAcggattaattttctcaatttaacaAATGTCAACACTAGCAA ATCAAAACGACAAACGAATGCTCCATTGCCGAAACCCTTAAATCCCGGAGATGAATCATACGTTCGACTGGCGCATGACACGATGGAGGAGCTGGACTGGTGCCTGGATCAATTGGAAACCATCCAGACCCATCGAAGTGTTTCAGATATGGCATCATTGAAG TTCAAGAGAATGCTGAACAAAGAGTTGTCACACTTCAGTGAATCCAGTCGATCTGGCAATCAAATTTCCGAATACATCTGTTCGACGTTTTTGG ACAAGCAGCAGGAGTTTGATTTGCCATCGCTGCGCATTGATGAGAATGAGGTGGCTAATATAACGTCAACTTCACATCCGCGTAGTCGATCGCCACGCTTCGGTGGGCCGCCAATGTCACAGATTTCAGGGGTACGTCGGCCGTTGTCGCACACCAACTCATTCACGGGTGAGCGTTTACCAACGTTTGGCGTTGAGACGCCGCACGAGACACAGCTAGGCACTCTCCTGGGTGACCTCGATACCTGGGGCATCGATATCTTCCGCATTGGCGATCTCACGTGCAATCGCCCCCTCACGTGCGTCGCGTACTCCGTGTTCTCCTCACGTGATCTCCTCAGCGTCTTGATGATACCACCGAAAACATTCATCGCATTCATGGCAACGCTCGAGGATCACTACGTGAAGGATAATCCATTTCACAACTCACTCCATGCCGCCGATGTGACCCAAAGCACAAATGTCCTTCTCAATACGCCCGCCCTTGAGAGTGTCTTTACGCCACTCGAGGTGTGTGGTGCCCTCTTCGCCGCCTGCATCCACGACGTTGATCATCCCGGGCTCACCAATCAATTTCTCATCAACAGTAGTTCGGAATTAGCGATAATGTACAATGATGAATCGGTGCTGGAAAATCATCATTTAGCTGTTGCCTTCAAATTACTTCAAAATCAAGGATGTGATATCTTCTGTAATATTCAAAA AAAACAACGTCAGACGTTGAGGAAAATGGTGATTGATATAGTGCTGTCGACGGACATGTCTAAGCACATGAGTCTGCTGGCGGACCTCAAGACTATGACGGAAACGAAAAAGGTGGCCGGCAGTGGGGTGTTGCTCTTGGATAACTACACAGACCGGATACAGGTGCTGGAAAATCTGGTTCACTGTGCTGACTTGAGCAATCCCACAAAGCCACTGCCGCTGTACAAGCGCTGGGTGGGACTCCTTATGGAGGAATTCTTCCTACAGGGCGACAAAGAGCGTGCAAATGGTATGGACATCAGTCCAATGTGTGATCGACACAATGCCACAATTGAAAAGTCCCAGGTGGGCTTTATTGACTACATTGTGCACCCACTGTGGGAAACGTGGGGCGACCTCGTGCATCCCGATGCCCAGGATATCCTCGATACGCTAGAAGAGAATCGAGACTACTACCAAAGTATGATTCCGCCATCTCCACCACAATCTGACGACAATGATGGTGATGATAAGATTCGCTTCCAg GTGACTCTTGAAGAGGGCTCTGACAATGAGGGTGGAGAAGATGACGAAGAGGATGATTCTGGCGGGGGCGGTGGTGGCGGCAGTGGTGTCAAACCATCCACTAGTCAAATTTCACCGCAGCACATTGGGATGTGA
- the LOC129790146 gene encoding cAMP-specific 3',5'-cyclic phosphodiesterase isoform X9, protein MFFKAAKTGNVKSRCIDPETMFLRHGEDLIVTPFAQILASLRSVRINFLNLTNVNTSKSKRQTNAPLPKPLNPGDESYVRLAHDTMEELDWCLDQLETIQTHRSVSDMASLKFKRMLNKELSHFSESSRSGNQISEYICSTFLDKQQEFDLPSLRIDENEVANITSTSHPRSRSPRFGGPPMSQISGVRRPLSHTNSFTGERLPTFGVETPHETQLGTLLGDLDTWGIDIFRIGDLTCNRPLTCVAYSVFSSRDLLSVLMIPPKTFIAFMATLEDHYVKDNPFHNSLHAADVTQSTNVLLNTPALESVFTPLEVCGALFAACIHDVDHPGLTNQFLINSSSELAIMYNDESVLENHHLAVAFKLLQNQGCDIFCNIQKKQRQTLRKMVIDIVLSTDMSKHMSLLADLKTMTETKKVAGSGVLLLDNYTDRIQVLENLVHCADLSNPTKPLPLYKRWVGLLMEEFFLQGDKERANGMDISPMCDRHNATIEKSQVGFIDYIVHPLWETWGDLVHPDAQDILDTLEENRDYYQSMIPPSPPQSDDNDGDDKIRFQVTLEEGSDNEGGEDDEEDDSGGGGGGGSGVKPSTSQISPQHIGM, encoded by the exons atgttctttAAAGCTGCCAAGACGGGGAACGTTAAGAGTAGATGTATAGATCCGGAGACCATGTTTCTTCg TCATGGCGAAGATCTGATAGTGACACCATTCGCTCAGATCCTGGCGAGCCTTCGATCTGTAcggattaattttctcaatttaacaAATGTCAACACTAGCAA ATCAAAACGACAAACGAATGCTCCATTGCCGAAACCCTTAAATCCCGGAGATGAATCATACGTTCGACTGGCGCATGACACGATGGAGGAGCTGGACTGGTGCCTGGATCAATTGGAAACCATCCAGACCCATCGAAGTGTTTCAGATATGGCATCATTGAAG TTCAAGAGAATGCTGAACAAAGAGTTGTCACACTTCAGTGAATCCAGTCGATCTGGCAATCAAATTTCCGAATACATCTGTTCGACGTTTTTGG ACAAGCAGCAGGAGTTTGATTTGCCATCGCTGCGCATTGATGAGAATGAGGTGGCTAATATAACGTCAACTTCACATCCGCGTAGTCGATCGCCACGCTTCGGTGGGCCGCCAATGTCACAGATTTCAGGGGTACGTCGGCCGTTGTCGCACACCAACTCATTCACGGGTGAGCGTTTACCAACGTTTGGCGTTGAGACGCCGCACGAGACACAGCTAGGCACTCTCCTGGGTGACCTCGATACCTGGGGCATCGATATCTTCCGCATTGGCGATCTCACGTGCAATCGCCCCCTCACGTGCGTCGCGTACTCCGTGTTCTCCTCACGTGATCTCCTCAGCGTCTTGATGATACCACCGAAAACATTCATCGCATTCATGGCAACGCTCGAGGATCACTACGTGAAGGATAATCCATTTCACAACTCACTCCATGCCGCCGATGTGACCCAAAGCACAAATGTCCTTCTCAATACGCCCGCCCTTGAGAGTGTCTTTACGCCACTCGAGGTGTGTGGTGCCCTCTTCGCCGCCTGCATCCACGACGTTGATCATCCCGGGCTCACCAATCAATTTCTCATCAACAGTAGTTCGGAATTAGCGATAATGTACAATGATGAATCGGTGCTGGAAAATCATCATTTAGCTGTTGCCTTCAAATTACTTCAAAATCAAGGATGTGATATCTTCTGTAATATTCAAAA AAAACAACGTCAGACGTTGAGGAAAATGGTGATTGATATAGTGCTGTCGACGGACATGTCTAAGCACATGAGTCTGCTGGCGGACCTCAAGACTATGACGGAAACGAAAAAGGTGGCCGGCAGTGGGGTGTTGCTCTTGGATAACTACACAGACCGGATACAGGTGCTGGAAAATCTGGTTCACTGTGCTGACTTGAGCAATCCCACAAAGCCACTGCCGCTGTACAAGCGCTGGGTGGGACTCCTTATGGAGGAATTCTTCCTACAGGGCGACAAAGAGCGTGCAAATGGTATGGACATCAGTCCAATGTGTGATCGACACAATGCCACAATTGAAAAGTCCCAGGTGGGCTTTATTGACTACATTGTGCACCCACTGTGGGAAACGTGGGGCGACCTCGTGCATCCCGATGCCCAGGATATCCTCGATACGCTAGAAGAGAATCGAGACTACTACCAAAGTATGATTCCGCCATCTCCACCACAATCTGACGACAATGATGGTGATGATAAGATTCGCTTCCAg GTGACTCTTGAAGAGGGCTCTGACAATGAGGGTGGAGAAGATGACGAAGAGGATGATTCTGGCGGGGGCGGTGGTGGCGGCAGTGGTGTCAAACCATCCACTAGTCAAATTTCACCGCAGCACATTGGGATGTGA
- the LOC129790146 gene encoding cAMP-specific 3',5'-cyclic phosphodiesterase isoform X5 has protein sequence MQAEQGSIGDLQKYHSRYLKNRRHTLANVRAPLLDCFDVENGQGARSPLEGGSPSAGLVLQNLPQRRESFLYRSDSDFEMSPKSMSRNSSIASERFKETEPPVLMERAHGEDLIVTPFAQILASLRSVRINFLNLTNVNTSKSKRQTNAPLPKPLNPGDESYVRLAHDTMEELDWCLDQLETIQTHRSVSDMASLKFKRMLNKELSHFSESSRSGNQISEYICSTFLDKQQEFDLPSLRIDENEVANITSTSHPRSRSPRFGGPPMSQISGVRRPLSHTNSFTGERLPTFGVETPHETQLGTLLGDLDTWGIDIFRIGDLTCNRPLTCVAYSVFSSRDLLSVLMIPPKTFIAFMATLEDHYVKDNPFHNSLHAADVTQSTNVLLNTPALESVFTPLEVCGALFAACIHDVDHPGLTNQFLINSSSELAIMYNDESVLENHHLAVAFKLLQNQGCDIFCNIQKKQRQTLRKMVIDIVLSTDMSKHMSLLADLKTMTETKKVAGSGVLLLDNYTDRIQVLENLVHCADLSNPTKPLPLYKRWVGLLMEEFFLQGDKERANGMDISPMCDRHNATIEKSQVGFIDYIVHPLWETWGDLVHPDAQDILDTLEENRDYYQSMIPPSPPQSDDNDGDDKIRFQVTLEEGSDNEGGEDDEEDDSGGGGGGGSGVKPSTSQISPQHIGM, from the exons TTTCGATGTGGAGAATGGTCAAGGTGCGCGATCACCCCTGGAGGGTGGATCGCCAAGTGCAGGACTCGTCCTGCAGAACTTGCCACAGCGACGTGAATCCTTCCTGTATAGATCCGATTCGGACTTTGAGATGTCGCCGAAATCAATGTCGCGTAATTCCAGCATCGCGAGCGAGAG GTTCAAAGAAACAGAGCCGCCCGTTTTAATGGAAAGAGC TCATGGCGAAGATCTGATAGTGACACCATTCGCTCAGATCCTGGCGAGCCTTCGATCTGTAcggattaattttctcaatttaacaAATGTCAACACTAGCAA ATCAAAACGACAAACGAATGCTCCATTGCCGAAACCCTTAAATCCCGGAGATGAATCATACGTTCGACTGGCGCATGACACGATGGAGGAGCTGGACTGGTGCCTGGATCAATTGGAAACCATCCAGACCCATCGAAGTGTTTCAGATATGGCATCATTGAAG TTCAAGAGAATGCTGAACAAAGAGTTGTCACACTTCAGTGAATCCAGTCGATCTGGCAATCAAATTTCCGAATACATCTGTTCGACGTTTTTGG ACAAGCAGCAGGAGTTTGATTTGCCATCGCTGCGCATTGATGAGAATGAGGTGGCTAATATAACGTCAACTTCACATCCGCGTAGTCGATCGCCACGCTTCGGTGGGCCGCCAATGTCACAGATTTCAGGGGTACGTCGGCCGTTGTCGCACACCAACTCATTCACGGGTGAGCGTTTACCAACGTTTGGCGTTGAGACGCCGCACGAGACACAGCTAGGCACTCTCCTGGGTGACCTCGATACCTGGGGCATCGATATCTTCCGCATTGGCGATCTCACGTGCAATCGCCCCCTCACGTGCGTCGCGTACTCCGTGTTCTCCTCACGTGATCTCCTCAGCGTCTTGATGATACCACCGAAAACATTCATCGCATTCATGGCAACGCTCGAGGATCACTACGTGAAGGATAATCCATTTCACAACTCACTCCATGCCGCCGATGTGACCCAAAGCACAAATGTCCTTCTCAATACGCCCGCCCTTGAGAGTGTCTTTACGCCACTCGAGGTGTGTGGTGCCCTCTTCGCCGCCTGCATCCACGACGTTGATCATCCCGGGCTCACCAATCAATTTCTCATCAACAGTAGTTCGGAATTAGCGATAATGTACAATGATGAATCGGTGCTGGAAAATCATCATTTAGCTGTTGCCTTCAAATTACTTCAAAATCAAGGATGTGATATCTTCTGTAATATTCAAAA AAAACAACGTCAGACGTTGAGGAAAATGGTGATTGATATAGTGCTGTCGACGGACATGTCTAAGCACATGAGTCTGCTGGCGGACCTCAAGACTATGACGGAAACGAAAAAGGTGGCCGGCAGTGGGGTGTTGCTCTTGGATAACTACACAGACCGGATACAGGTGCTGGAAAATCTGGTTCACTGTGCTGACTTGAGCAATCCCACAAAGCCACTGCCGCTGTACAAGCGCTGGGTGGGACTCCTTATGGAGGAATTCTTCCTACAGGGCGACAAAGAGCGTGCAAATGGTATGGACATCAGTCCAATGTGTGATCGACACAATGCCACAATTGAAAAGTCCCAGGTGGGCTTTATTGACTACATTGTGCACCCACTGTGGGAAACGTGGGGCGACCTCGTGCATCCCGATGCCCAGGATATCCTCGATACGCTAGAAGAGAATCGAGACTACTACCAAAGTATGATTCCGCCATCTCCACCACAATCTGACGACAATGATGGTGATGATAAGATTCGCTTCCAg GTGACTCTTGAAGAGGGCTCTGACAATGAGGGTGGAGAAGATGACGAAGAGGATGATTCTGGCGGGGGCGGTGGTGGCGGCAGTGGTGTCAAACCATCCACTAGTCAAATTTCACCGCAGCACATTGGGATGTGA
- the LOC129790146 gene encoding cAMP-specific 3',5'-cyclic phosphodiesterase isoform X6, with translation MQAEQGSIGDLQKYHSRYLKNRRHTLANVRFDVENGQGARSPLEGGSPSAGLVLQNLPQRRESFLYRSDSDFEMSPKSMSRNSSIASERFKETEPPVLMERAHGEDLIVTPFAQILASLRSVRINFLNLTNVNTSKSKRQTNAPLPKPLNPGDESYVRLAHDTMEELDWCLDQLETIQTHRSVSDMASLKFKRMLNKELSHFSESSRSGNQISEYICSTFLDKQQEFDLPSLRIDENEVANITSTSHPRSRSPRFGGPPMSQISGVRRPLSHTNSFTGERLPTFGVETPHETQLGTLLGDLDTWGIDIFRIGDLTCNRPLTCVAYSVFSSRDLLSVLMIPPKTFIAFMATLEDHYVKDNPFHNSLHAADVTQSTNVLLNTPALESVFTPLEVCGALFAACIHDVDHPGLTNQFLINSSSELAIMYNDESVLENHHLAVAFKLLQNQGCDIFCNIQKKQRQTLRKMVIDIVLSTDMSKHMSLLADLKTMTETKKVAGSGVLLLDNYTDRIQVLENLVHCADLSNPTKPLPLYKRWVGLLMEEFFLQGDKERANGMDISPMCDRHNATIEKSQVGFIDYIVHPLWETWGDLVHPDAQDILDTLEENRDYYQSMIPPSPPQSDDNDGDDKIRFQVTLEEGSDNEGGEDDEEDDSGGGGGGGSGVKPSTSQISPQHIGM, from the exons TTTCGATGTGGAGAATGGTCAAGGTGCGCGATCACCCCTGGAGGGTGGATCGCCAAGTGCAGGACTCGTCCTGCAGAACTTGCCACAGCGACGTGAATCCTTCCTGTATAGATCCGATTCGGACTTTGAGATGTCGCCGAAATCAATGTCGCGTAATTCCAGCATCGCGAGCGAGAG GTTCAAAGAAACAGAGCCGCCCGTTTTAATGGAAAGAGC TCATGGCGAAGATCTGATAGTGACACCATTCGCTCAGATCCTGGCGAGCCTTCGATCTGTAcggattaattttctcaatttaacaAATGTCAACACTAGCAA ATCAAAACGACAAACGAATGCTCCATTGCCGAAACCCTTAAATCCCGGAGATGAATCATACGTTCGACTGGCGCATGACACGATGGAGGAGCTGGACTGGTGCCTGGATCAATTGGAAACCATCCAGACCCATCGAAGTGTTTCAGATATGGCATCATTGAAG TTCAAGAGAATGCTGAACAAAGAGTTGTCACACTTCAGTGAATCCAGTCGATCTGGCAATCAAATTTCCGAATACATCTGTTCGACGTTTTTGG ACAAGCAGCAGGAGTTTGATTTGCCATCGCTGCGCATTGATGAGAATGAGGTGGCTAATATAACGTCAACTTCACATCCGCGTAGTCGATCGCCACGCTTCGGTGGGCCGCCAATGTCACAGATTTCAGGGGTACGTCGGCCGTTGTCGCACACCAACTCATTCACGGGTGAGCGTTTACCAACGTTTGGCGTTGAGACGCCGCACGAGACACAGCTAGGCACTCTCCTGGGTGACCTCGATACCTGGGGCATCGATATCTTCCGCATTGGCGATCTCACGTGCAATCGCCCCCTCACGTGCGTCGCGTACTCCGTGTTCTCCTCACGTGATCTCCTCAGCGTCTTGATGATACCACCGAAAACATTCATCGCATTCATGGCAACGCTCGAGGATCACTACGTGAAGGATAATCCATTTCACAACTCACTCCATGCCGCCGATGTGACCCAAAGCACAAATGTCCTTCTCAATACGCCCGCCCTTGAGAGTGTCTTTACGCCACTCGAGGTGTGTGGTGCCCTCTTCGCCGCCTGCATCCACGACGTTGATCATCCCGGGCTCACCAATCAATTTCTCATCAACAGTAGTTCGGAATTAGCGATAATGTACAATGATGAATCGGTGCTGGAAAATCATCATTTAGCTGTTGCCTTCAAATTACTTCAAAATCAAGGATGTGATATCTTCTGTAATATTCAAAA AAAACAACGTCAGACGTTGAGGAAAATGGTGATTGATATAGTGCTGTCGACGGACATGTCTAAGCACATGAGTCTGCTGGCGGACCTCAAGACTATGACGGAAACGAAAAAGGTGGCCGGCAGTGGGGTGTTGCTCTTGGATAACTACACAGACCGGATACAGGTGCTGGAAAATCTGGTTCACTGTGCTGACTTGAGCAATCCCACAAAGCCACTGCCGCTGTACAAGCGCTGGGTGGGACTCCTTATGGAGGAATTCTTCCTACAGGGCGACAAAGAGCGTGCAAATGGTATGGACATCAGTCCAATGTGTGATCGACACAATGCCACAATTGAAAAGTCCCAGGTGGGCTTTATTGACTACATTGTGCACCCACTGTGGGAAACGTGGGGCGACCTCGTGCATCCCGATGCCCAGGATATCCTCGATACGCTAGAAGAGAATCGAGACTACTACCAAAGTATGATTCCGCCATCTCCACCACAATCTGACGACAATGATGGTGATGATAAGATTCGCTTCCAg GTGACTCTTGAAGAGGGCTCTGACAATGAGGGTGGAGAAGATGACGAAGAGGATGATTCTGGCGGGGGCGGTGGTGGCGGCAGTGGTGTCAAACCATCCACTAGTCAAATTTCACCGCAGCACATTGGGATGTGA
- the LOC129790146 gene encoding cAMP-specific 3',5'-cyclic phosphodiesterase isoform X4 has product MIATFFVLFALVRALARLGVRREGRGGMLPPVNEPQSPTAALTVNCSSQNDTTSSSSSLSTAASGQTAARRQSSVTTVARTLRQQSNASDTQFSRSDSTVTTASGATLSFSRRGDSTASTVSTSGASEVLLPPDGRRSSEGARVVGNRRSSGRIRRYGPRTVAAPGGRRRTTGSFDVENGQGARSPLEGGSPSAGLVLQNLPQRRESFLYRSDSDFEMSPKSMSRNSSIASESHGEDLIVTPFAQILASLRSVRINFLNLTNVNTSKSKRQTNAPLPKPLNPGDESYVRLAHDTMEELDWCLDQLETIQTHRSVSDMASLKFKRMLNKELSHFSESSRSGNQISEYICSTFLDKQQEFDLPSLRIDENEVANITSTSHPRSRSPRFGGPPMSQISGVRRPLSHTNSFTGERLPTFGVETPHETQLGTLLGDLDTWGIDIFRIGDLTCNRPLTCVAYSVFSSRDLLSVLMIPPKTFIAFMATLEDHYVKDNPFHNSLHAADVTQSTNVLLNTPALESVFTPLEVCGALFAACIHDVDHPGLTNQFLINSSSELAIMYNDESVLENHHLAVAFKLLQNQGCDIFCNIQKKQRQTLRKMVIDIVLSTDMSKHMSLLADLKTMTETKKVAGSGVLLLDNYTDRIQVLENLVHCADLSNPTKPLPLYKRWVGLLMEEFFLQGDKERANGMDISPMCDRHNATIEKSQVGFIDYIVHPLWETWGDLVHPDAQDILDTLEENRDYYQSMIPPSPPQSDDNDGDDKIRFQVTLEEGSDNEGGEDDEEDDSGGGGGGGSGVKPSTSQISPQHIGM; this is encoded by the exons ATGATTGCAACGTTCTTCGTGTTATTTGCTCTTGTGCGCGCATTGGCTCGATTAGGAGTGAGACGAGAGGGACGTGGGGGGATGCTGCCCCCTGTAAATGAACCCCAGTCGCCAACGGCGGCACTGACGGTCAATTGTAGTTCGCAGAATGACACGACGTCCTCCTCGTCGTCCCTGTCGACGGCTGCTAGTGGTCAAACGGCAGCACGGCGTCAGTCGTCTGTAACCACGGTAGCCCGGACGCTACGTCAGCAAAGCAATGCATCTGATACACAATTTTCGCGAAGTGATTCAACTGTGACCACAGCAAGTGGTGCAACGTTGTCCTTTTCGCGTCGCGGTGACTCAACGGCATCCACTGTTTCCACAAGTGGTGCTTCCGAGGTTCTCTTGCCACCTGATGGACGCCGTAGTTCTGAAGGTGCACGCGTTGTCGGTAATCGACGTTCAAGCGGTCGTATTCGTCGGTATGGACCACGCACCGTGGCGGCGCCCGGTGGGCGTCGTCGCACCACTGGAAG TTTCGATGTGGAGAATGGTCAAGGTGCGCGATCACCCCTGGAGGGTGGATCGCCAAGTGCAGGACTCGTCCTGCAGAACTTGCCACAGCGACGTGAATCCTTCCTGTATAGATCCGATTCGGACTTTGAGATGTCGCCGAAATCAATGTCGCGTAATTCCAGCATCGCGAGCGAGAG TCATGGCGAAGATCTGATAGTGACACCATTCGCTCAGATCCTGGCGAGCCTTCGATCTGTAcggattaattttctcaatttaacaAATGTCAACACTAGCAA ATCAAAACGACAAACGAATGCTCCATTGCCGAAACCCTTAAATCCCGGAGATGAATCATACGTTCGACTGGCGCATGACACGATGGAGGAGCTGGACTGGTGCCTGGATCAATTGGAAACCATCCAGACCCATCGAAGTGTTTCAGATATGGCATCATTGAAG TTCAAGAGAATGCTGAACAAAGAGTTGTCACACTTCAGTGAATCCAGTCGATCTGGCAATCAAATTTCCGAATACATCTGTTCGACGTTTTTGG ACAAGCAGCAGGAGTTTGATTTGCCATCGCTGCGCATTGATGAGAATGAGGTGGCTAATATAACGTCAACTTCACATCCGCGTAGTCGATCGCCACGCTTCGGTGGGCCGCCAATGTCACAGATTTCAGGGGTACGTCGGCCGTTGTCGCACACCAACTCATTCACGGGTGAGCGTTTACCAACGTTTGGCGTTGAGACGCCGCACGAGACACAGCTAGGCACTCTCCTGGGTGACCTCGATACCTGGGGCATCGATATCTTCCGCATTGGCGATCTCACGTGCAATCGCCCCCTCACGTGCGTCGCGTACTCCGTGTTCTCCTCACGTGATCTCCTCAGCGTCTTGATGATACCACCGAAAACATTCATCGCATTCATGGCAACGCTCGAGGATCACTACGTGAAGGATAATCCATTTCACAACTCACTCCATGCCGCCGATGTGACCCAAAGCACAAATGTCCTTCTCAATACGCCCGCCCTTGAGAGTGTCTTTACGCCACTCGAGGTGTGTGGTGCCCTCTTCGCCGCCTGCATCCACGACGTTGATCATCCCGGGCTCACCAATCAATTTCTCATCAACAGTAGTTCGGAATTAGCGATAATGTACAATGATGAATCGGTGCTGGAAAATCATCATTTAGCTGTTGCCTTCAAATTACTTCAAAATCAAGGATGTGATATCTTCTGTAATATTCAAAA AAAACAACGTCAGACGTTGAGGAAAATGGTGATTGATATAGTGCTGTCGACGGACATGTCTAAGCACATGAGTCTGCTGGCGGACCTCAAGACTATGACGGAAACGAAAAAGGTGGCCGGCAGTGGGGTGTTGCTCTTGGATAACTACACAGACCGGATACAGGTGCTGGAAAATCTGGTTCACTGTGCTGACTTGAGCAATCCCACAAAGCCACTGCCGCTGTACAAGCGCTGGGTGGGACTCCTTATGGAGGAATTCTTCCTACAGGGCGACAAAGAGCGTGCAAATGGTATGGACATCAGTCCAATGTGTGATCGACACAATGCCACAATTGAAAAGTCCCAGGTGGGCTTTATTGACTACATTGTGCACCCACTGTGGGAAACGTGGGGCGACCTCGTGCATCCCGATGCCCAGGATATCCTCGATACGCTAGAAGAGAATCGAGACTACTACCAAAGTATGATTCCGCCATCTCCACCACAATCTGACGACAATGATGGTGATGATAAGATTCGCTTCCAg GTGACTCTTGAAGAGGGCTCTGACAATGAGGGTGGAGAAGATGACGAAGAGGATGATTCTGGCGGGGGCGGTGGTGGCGGCAGTGGTGTCAAACCATCCACTAGTCAAATTTCACCGCAGCACATTGGGATGTGA